The following coding sequences lie in one Rhodohalobacter barkolensis genomic window:
- a CDS encoding histidine kinase dimerization/phosphoacceptor domain -containing protein codes for MRLGTKLLLGFISIALLVLITGSLSYYLSNAVKNDLIETSELTSRQLQSLTEMTSDLQNSLLYTRNYLTEYDKRIRGDRSLPVTAQIRESRRIVEKSLDQFESDFKEFREFSTNNFGNTEDDPSFESEIDGLADSLQVSFSYYSSLTRQIIDVDQTDFGNEIFNVTVEPYFRNTVLPYLIELRGMFHDRVNLQLAELENRANTTIRQVIVITILAFLIAILFTFIVYQSIAKPIQKLQRTADELGSGDLSKRIHIQTKDELADLANSFNMMAENLSKSMVSRSYMNNIIQSMGDMLVVTDKENRIELINHAVSLTLNYDPKKLKGNNFFDLFNEDDRTEVAETYAETKSDNPVVDEWIMNTGTDQKIPVVVTHTEIQDQNGERKHIYVARDVTEQKEAEKRISDSLKEKDVMLSEIHHRVKNNLAVISGLLEMQVWNTEDESIAEILRDSQLKIKSMSLVHEKLYQNENFANIDIGNYTEELVSEIQKSYQSKRKNIEAFFDCDSISVTLNQAIPISLLLNESIVNIYKHAFTSMNEGVISIRMKMLNGNIEIRISDNGIGLPDGFDKETGGSMGLVLIDTLAKQLNGTYQFQNGEESGTELLISFPKNDKSGGGFVK; via the coding sequence ATGCGTCTTGGTACTAAATTATTATTGGGCTTTATCTCTATTGCACTACTGGTGTTGATTACCGGAAGTTTGTCGTACTATCTGAGTAATGCGGTAAAGAATGATCTGATTGAAACCAGTGAGTTAACCTCCCGTCAGCTTCAGTCTTTAACTGAGATGACGTCAGATCTGCAAAATTCCCTACTTTATACGCGGAATTATCTCACAGAATATGATAAACGAATCAGAGGGGATCGTTCGCTCCCGGTTACTGCACAGATACGGGAATCCCGCCGTATTGTAGAAAAGAGCCTGGATCAATTTGAATCTGACTTCAAGGAATTCAGGGAGTTTTCAACTAATAATTTCGGCAATACCGAAGATGATCCGTCATTTGAATCGGAAATCGATGGATTGGCTGATTCCCTTCAGGTATCATTTTCTTACTACAGTTCCCTCACGCGACAGATTATCGATGTGGATCAAACCGACTTTGGAAATGAAATTTTCAACGTAACCGTTGAGCCATATTTCCGGAATACAGTACTCCCATATTTGATTGAGCTTAGGGGAATGTTTCACGACCGGGTCAATTTGCAGCTCGCTGAGCTTGAAAACAGGGCAAATACAACTATTCGGCAGGTCATTGTAATTACCATACTTGCTTTCCTGATCGCAATTTTATTTACGTTTATTGTTTACCAATCTATTGCCAAACCCATACAGAAATTACAGCGAACGGCTGATGAGCTGGGTTCAGGAGATCTCTCGAAGCGGATTCATATTCAAACCAAAGATGAGCTGGCCGATTTAGCAAACTCATTTAATATGATGGCGGAGAACCTGAGCAAAAGCATGGTTTCCCGGAGTTATATGAATAATATTATCCAGTCGATGGGAGATATGCTGGTTGTAACGGATAAAGAAAATCGGATTGAATTGATAAATCATGCGGTTTCACTAACCCTGAACTATGATCCAAAGAAATTAAAAGGGAATAATTTCTTTGATCTTTTCAACGAGGATGACAGAACGGAAGTAGCTGAAACCTACGCCGAAACGAAATCTGATAATCCTGTTGTGGATGAGTGGATTATGAATACCGGTACGGATCAAAAGATTCCTGTAGTTGTGACCCATACCGAAATTCAGGATCAAAATGGCGAGAGAAAGCATATCTATGTTGCCCGGGATGTGACAGAGCAGAAGGAGGCCGAAAAGCGGATCAGCGACTCTTTGAAGGAGAAAGATGTAATGCTATCGGAAATTCATCATCGTGTAAAAAACAATCTGGCTGTCATTTCGGGGCTGCTTGAAATGCAGGTATGGAATACCGAAGATGAGTCGATTGCTGAAATATTACGCGATAGTCAGCTCAAAATTAAGTCGATGTCTTTGGTGCATGAGAAACTCTATCAGAATGAAAATTTTGCAAATATAGATATCGGCAATTATACGGAAGAATTGGTCAGTGAAATTCAGAAATCATATCAGTCGAAAAGAAAAAATATTGAAGCATTTTTTGACTGCGATTCCATCTCTGTTACGTTAAATCAGGCTATACCAATTTCACTGCTTCTAAATGAGAGTATCGTAAATATATATAAACACGCGTTTACCTCGATGAATGAAGGTGTTATTTCCATCAGAATGAAAATGTTAAATGGAAATATCGAAATCCGAATTTCTGATAACGGAATTGGTTTGCCGGATGGATTCGATAAGGAGACAGGCGGCTCAATGGGCCTTGTGTTAATTGACACACTTGCCAAACAGCTGAATGGTACTTATCAGTTTCAAAATGGAGAAGAGTCAGGAACCGAGCTGTTGATCTCTTTCCCTAAAAATGATAAAAGCGGCGGCGGATTTGTGAAGTAG
- a CDS encoding glycerol-3-phosphate dehydrogenase/oxidase, with product MIRTEMIDAVKNKKGYFDLIIIGGGATGLGTAVDAASRGYSTLLLEQHDFAKGTSSRSTKLVHGGVRYLQQGNVSLVLEALRERGLLIQNAPHLVRNQSFIVPNYDWWEGPFYGIGMKVYDMLAGKLGLGPSKNLSLEKTIEQLPTLEQNGLRGGVIYYDGQFDDSRLAINLVQTAAEHGATLINYGKVTELLKTNNMVDGVAFKDQLTGEEYEINGRVVINATGVFTDNILKMDNPEAKPIIAPSQGVHIVIDSEFSPGESAIMVPHTDDGRVLFAVPWNGKLVLGTTDTPVDNPELEPKAMEEEIDFILKHAAQYLTGDPTREDVRSVFAGLRPLVKAGGDGSDTASISRDHTLIVSNSGLVTITGGKWTTYRKMAQDTVDQAATIAGLNINECVTENMRIHGWLKNTDHSDPLHHYGSDRIEIEKLIKENPELGEPLHERLPYLKAEVIWGVRNEMAMTVEDVLARRTRALLLDAKASVEMAPEVAELMGNEMDKSREWQKTQVASYEAVASAYIL from the coding sequence ATGATCAGAACTGAAATGATCGACGCTGTTAAGAATAAAAAAGGCTACTTCGATCTTATTATCATCGGTGGTGGAGCCACAGGTTTGGGAACAGCTGTTGATGCGGCCTCACGCGGGTATAGCACGCTGCTTTTAGAGCAGCACGACTTTGCAAAGGGTACCTCAAGCCGTTCCACTAAACTGGTTCATGGTGGTGTCCGTTACCTGCAGCAGGGAAATGTTTCTTTGGTTTTGGAGGCCTTACGCGAACGTGGACTTCTCATTCAAAATGCACCTCACCTGGTTCGTAATCAATCGTTCATCGTACCCAACTACGATTGGTGGGAAGGGCCTTTTTACGGTATCGGCATGAAAGTTTATGATATGCTAGCGGGAAAACTTGGTTTGGGGCCATCTAAGAATCTCTCGCTGGAAAAGACCATTGAGCAGCTTCCAACACTTGAGCAGAATGGTCTCCGTGGCGGTGTGATCTATTACGATGGACAGTTTGACGACTCCAGACTCGCAATCAATCTGGTTCAAACTGCAGCAGAGCATGGAGCTACACTCATTAACTACGGTAAAGTAACGGAGCTCCTGAAAACGAATAATATGGTTGATGGTGTTGCATTTAAAGACCAGCTGACCGGGGAAGAGTATGAAATAAATGGACGGGTAGTTATCAATGCTACAGGCGTTTTTACCGACAACATTCTAAAGATGGACAACCCTGAAGCGAAACCGATAATTGCTCCAAGTCAGGGCGTACACATCGTTATTGACAGTGAGTTTTCACCCGGTGAATCGGCCATTATGGTGCCGCATACCGATGACGGACGTGTACTTTTTGCCGTTCCATGGAATGGGAAACTCGTATTAGGCACAACAGACACGCCCGTTGACAATCCTGAGCTTGAGCCGAAAGCAATGGAAGAAGAGATTGACTTTATTTTAAAACATGCGGCCCAATATTTGACCGGTGACCCTACCCGCGAAGATGTTCGCAGTGTATTTGCCGGTTTACGCCCACTTGTTAAAGCAGGAGGTGACGGCAGTGATACCGCCTCCATATCCCGCGACCATACTCTCATCGTTTCAAACAGCGGATTGGTTACCATTACAGGCGGTAAATGGACAACCTATCGGAAAATGGCTCAGGATACTGTAGATCAGGCCGCCACCATTGCCGGATTGAACATCAATGAATGTGTGACCGAAAATATGCGGATCCACGGATGGCTCAAGAACACCGACCACTCCGATCCGTTGCACCACTATGGGTCAGATCGTATTGAAATTGAAAAGCTAATCAAAGAAAATCCTGAACTTGGAGAACCGCTTCATGAGCGACTTCCTTACCTGAAAGCTGAAGTAATATGGGGAGTACGAAATGAAATGGCCATGACGGTAGAAGACGTTCTGGCCCGCCGAACCCGAGCTTTACTTCTGGATGCAAAAGCCAGTGTGGAAATGGCTCCTGAAGTTGCAGAACTTATGGGGAATGAAATGGACAAAAGCAGGGAGTGGCAAAAAACGCAAGTCGCTTCATACGAAGCCGTAGCATCAGCCTATATTCTTTAA
- a CDS encoding SusC/RagA family TonB-linked outer membrane protein: protein MKNQYKSTLFIVLFLFLYSGSAYAQFTVNGTIVDAESNEPLFGVTVVDAQTGDGAATNINGEFSLNVSGESTTLRVTYIGYITQNVDVTRNGNSVVEIEIELEPDISRLDEIVVTGLASNVKRSNLGNSVATVSRKELAGTTIGQSLDNSLSGKIPGVNIVANGGSPGGGSNVQLRGISTLGSGSSQPLYIIDGVYVDNTVISTGRSSVSGAGGSNQDDSASRISDLNPEDIESIEVLKGPSAAAIYGGRANAGVIIITTKRGQAGETRVGIKQDIGFTSALNLLGFDDWSEDKIDLVYSGQRAEAEKAIFRQNGNLLDYEEEFYGETGLLSNTQISASGGNERTQFYVSAGVQSEEGIIKNTGFDRNNIRLNLDHSINNNISVTSNSNYIRTDSDRGFTGNQNGTGGSIGYNIAYVPSYFDLRPDENGLYPNNPYFAENPYNLRDNAENNQLVNRFLQSVRLDANLYSSDNSFLRFNTQVGLDYLNSNSIIYFPESFQSQQASSTPGDVIHGKQDNFNLNMQAFLVYNVDVSDFNFNTQVGYTRLYEESNRLLNRGRGLAPGQTNLNQAQVQSVFSQVFQEVSEIGLVAQEEINWDDKIIASLGVRFDKSTLNAQQNTFYPFPKASLAVNLTSFDFWNVDEIELFKLRTAYGETGGKAQFGNTFEALGGVNIGGGLGSVISTRAIDPDLKPETASEIEFGADISAFQGRVGLEATYYIKNVRDLILDLTPASSTGITAIATNAAELENKGVELALTASPYRSSNLSWITRLMYWSNDSEITRLDIPSYDTGAFGLSLGQYLIREGESPTSIVGNPQDPDLTFYGDAQPDYQMSWYNEFSFLGNFEFSFLFQYQKGGDNINLTNFLLDGGGNTPDWSNDDDGDGTPNGLDRGPFNPSQFVEDASYIKLREVGLYYTLPGEVVSNFFNAQRMRFGVSGQNLLLFSDYSSYDPEVSNFGAQPVSQSVEVTPYPSARRVFFHINLDF, encoded by the coding sequence ATGAAAAATCAATACAAATCAACTCTTTTTATAGTGTTGTTCTTGTTTTTGTATTCGGGTAGTGCCTACGCTCAATTTACGGTGAATGGTACTATTGTAGATGCGGAAAGTAATGAACCACTATTTGGTGTTACTGTCGTCGATGCTCAAACAGGTGATGGCGCTGCTACAAATATTAATGGTGAATTTTCACTCAATGTATCTGGTGAGTCAACAACCCTGAGAGTGACCTATATCGGTTACATTACGCAGAATGTTGACGTAACTCGAAACGGTAACTCAGTAGTAGAAATTGAAATTGAACTCGAACCTGATATTTCCCGATTGGATGAAATCGTTGTAACAGGTTTGGCTTCAAATGTTAAGAGAAGTAACCTTGGTAATTCAGTTGCTACAGTTTCCAGAAAGGAGCTTGCAGGAACTACAATCGGACAATCGCTAGATAACTCTTTATCCGGTAAAATTCCGGGTGTAAATATAGTTGCAAACGGTGGTTCTCCCGGCGGTGGTAGCAACGTACAGCTAAGAGGAATTTCAACATTAGGATCCGGTTCATCTCAGCCACTCTATATTATTGATGGCGTTTATGTGGATAATACAGTTATCTCAACCGGACGGTCTTCGGTTAGTGGTGCCGGTGGATCTAATCAGGATGATTCTGCAAGCCGTATTTCAGATTTGAATCCAGAAGATATTGAATCCATTGAGGTGCTTAAAGGTCCCTCCGCCGCTGCTATTTATGGTGGACGAGCCAATGCTGGAGTTATCATCATCACCACGAAAAGAGGACAAGCCGGTGAAACACGTGTTGGTATCAAACAAGATATAGGTTTTACCAGTGCCTTAAACCTGCTTGGCTTTGACGATTGGAGTGAAGATAAAATAGACTTGGTTTACAGTGGTCAAAGAGCTGAAGCTGAAAAGGCAATCTTCAGACAGAATGGAAATTTATTAGACTATGAGGAAGAGTTCTACGGTGAAACCGGCCTGTTGAGTAATACACAGATCAGTGCTTCCGGTGGAAATGAAAGAACTCAGTTTTATGTGAGTGCAGGTGTACAATCGGAGGAAGGCATTATTAAAAATACCGGTTTTGATAGAAATAACATTCGTTTGAATCTGGATCACTCCATAAACAATAATATTTCTGTTACATCGAACTCAAACTATATCAGAACAGATTCGGATCGAGGTTTTACGGGTAACCAAAATGGAACAGGTGGAAGTATCGGGTATAATATTGCATATGTTCCGAGTTATTTCGACCTCAGACCCGATGAAAACGGTCTCTATCCGAACAACCCATATTTTGCGGAGAATCCATATAACCTGCGCGATAATGCGGAAAATAATCAGTTAGTCAACCGTTTCTTACAGAGTGTTCGTCTGGATGCTAATCTTTATAGCAGTGACAACAGTTTTCTAAGATTTAATACTCAGGTGGGTTTGGATTATCTGAATTCAAATTCAATAATTTACTTCCCGGAATCTTTTCAGTCACAACAGGCAAGTTCCACTCCCGGTGACGTTATTCACGGTAAGCAGGATAACTTCAACCTGAACATGCAGGCATTTCTGGTTTACAATGTTGATGTGAGTGATTTCAACTTCAATACACAGGTTGGATACACACGCTTGTATGAGGAGTCTAACAGACTTCTGAACCGTGGCCGAGGTCTAGCGCCCGGACAAACAAATCTGAATCAGGCACAGGTTCAATCTGTATTTTCACAAGTGTTTCAGGAAGTTTCGGAAATTGGTTTAGTTGCTCAGGAAGAGATCAACTGGGACGATAAAATTATTGCATCACTGGGTGTTCGGTTTGATAAATCAACACTTAATGCACAGCAAAATACATTCTATCCGTTTCCAAAAGCATCGTTAGCCGTAAATCTTACAAGCTTTGATTTCTGGAATGTAGATGAGATTGAACTCTTTAAACTCCGTACAGCTTATGGAGAAACAGGAGGTAAAGCACAGTTTGGAAACACTTTTGAAGCATTGGGTGGTGTGAACATCGGTGGCGGACTCGGTTCAGTAATTTCAACTCGAGCTATTGATCCTGACCTGAAGCCTGAGACAGCCAGTGAGATTGAATTTGGTGCAGATATCAGTGCATTTCAAGGAAGAGTGGGTCTTGAAGCAACGTACTACATCAAAAATGTAAGAGACTTGATTCTTGACCTTACACCCGCATCCTCAACAGGTATTACAGCGATTGCTACAAATGCTGCAGAACTTGAAAACAAAGGTGTAGAGCTGGCACTGACAGCATCACCGTACAGAAGCAGTAACCTTTCTTGGATTACAAGGCTGATGTATTGGAGTAATGATTCAGAAATCACACGACTGGATATTCCTTCTTACGATACCGGAGCTTTTGGACTATCGTTAGGACAGTATTTGATTCGCGAGGGTGAATCACCCACATCGATTGTTGGGAATCCACAGGATCCTGATCTGACGTTTTACGGTGACGCACAGCCTGATTATCAGATGTCCTGGTATAATGAATTCTCATTCTTAGGTAATTTCGAATTTAGTTTCCTATTTCAGTATCAAAAAGGAGGAGATAACATCAACCTGACTAACTTTCTGCTAGATGGCGGTGGCAATACGCCAGACTGGAGTAATGATGACGATGGTGATGGTACACCTAATGGTCTGGACAGAGGTCCATTTAATCCAAGTCAATTTGTGGAAGATGCTTCCTACATCAAACTGAGAGAAGTTGGTCTTTACTATACTCTTCCCGGTGAGGTTGTGTCAAACTTCTTCAACGCTCAGCGTATGCGTTTTGGCGTTTCAGGTCAAAACTTACTGTTATTTTCAGATTACAGCAGTTACGATCCTGAAGTATCGAACTTTGGCGCGCAACCGGTTTCGCAATCTGTGGAAGTGACACCGTATCCAAGTGCAAGAAGAGTATTCTTCCATATTAATCTCGACTTTTAA
- a CDS encoding RagB/SusD family nutrient uptake outer membrane protein, translating to MLKTKHYLTTISIVLLSFLMATGCDLLDVEEVIDPNNPSSAGVLNDATRGELQNMVTGLESRHRGYVANTTQLFGSFGRETWNFFASDPRFTIDWLGQETITEPYPNFFSSGGTYNTPYQAIKQANLLIGAVENTTTVTEAEANAYLGLAKTIKAFQYLIPLNGQYQNGIRIDVADPLNPGPFLSYDDALDEILALLDEAYNDLGNAPADLPFNLTDGFGEFESTDGLRQVNRAIKARASIYAEDFTGALDALDDSFMDLTAGEESMNRGVAHVYGNPPDSFNPLFYPLDANTNQIMVVHPSMIEDAEAGDLRVENKFFERTTPVSNSNVPEDAEYQDARFESNTSPIPYLRNEELILIYAEALAQRGQGTDFVDATAAINLIRETWDLTPVALATSDEIIDQVLFERRYSLWAEGGHRWIDARRYDRLDEIPNRYGRVFTQLARPTSETNWENQNN from the coding sequence ATGTTAAAAACAAAACACTACTTAACGACGATTTCTATAGTACTGTTGTCATTTTTAATGGCTACAGGATGTGATTTGCTTGATGTGGAGGAGGTTATTGACCCCAATAATCCGTCTTCAGCCGGCGTGTTAAATGATGCGACTCGCGGTGAATTACAAAATATGGTTACCGGTCTTGAAAGCCGGCATCGAGGATATGTGGCAAACACCACACAGCTCTTTGGGTCATTCGGCCGCGAAACATGGAACTTCTTTGCTTCTGATCCGAGATTCACCATTGACTGGTTGGGACAGGAAACCATAACAGAGCCGTATCCAAACTTCTTTTCCTCAGGAGGGACATATAACACACCCTATCAGGCAATTAAGCAGGCTAACCTGCTAATAGGAGCGGTGGAGAACACAACGACTGTGACTGAAGCCGAAGCAAATGCTTATCTCGGGTTAGCAAAGACGATTAAGGCATTTCAATATCTCATTCCGTTAAACGGACAGTACCAAAACGGAATTCGAATTGATGTGGCTGACCCTCTAAATCCGGGACCATTTTTAAGCTATGATGACGCATTGGATGAAATCCTTGCGCTTCTGGATGAGGCCTACAATGATTTAGGTAATGCTCCTGCAGATTTACCTTTTAATCTAACGGATGGATTTGGTGAGTTTGAATCTACGGATGGGTTAAGACAGGTGAACCGTGCCATCAAAGCACGAGCTTCTATTTATGCTGAAGATTTTACCGGTGCTTTAGACGCGTTGGATGACTCATTCATGGATTTAACTGCCGGTGAAGAGAGTATGAATCGCGGGGTGGCACATGTTTACGGAAATCCACCGGATTCATTCAACCCGCTGTTTTATCCTTTGGATGCAAATACAAATCAGATTATGGTTGTTCACCCATCCATGATTGAAGATGCGGAAGCCGGTGATTTGCGCGTTGAGAATAAATTCTTTGAGCGTACGACTCCTGTTTCCAATTCAAATGTTCCCGAAGATGCAGAATACCAGGATGCTCGATTTGAGAGTAATACCTCACCAATCCCTTATTTACGCAATGAGGAGTTAATTCTGATCTATGCGGAAGCGTTGGCACAAAGAGGACAGGGCACCGATTTTGTGGATGCTACAGCCGCAATTAATCTGATTCGAGAGACATGGGATTTAACCCCGGTTGCTCTGGCTACCTCGGATGAGATCATTGATCAGGTTTTGTTTGAAAGAAGATATTCACTTTGGGCAGAGGGCGGTCATCGTTGGATTGATGCTCGTCGTTACGATCGGTTGGATGAAATTCCAAATCGATACGGAAGAGTATTTACTCAATTGGCTCGCCCAACAAGCGAAACCAACTGGGAGAACCAGAACAATTAA